The nucleotide window CTTTTAGATCCTCGATTCTACCGCCGCCACCGCCTGCCTTATCCCTCTCTCCGCCGAATATGGCGCCGCCGACGGCCGCAGCTCAAGGCGGCCAGGCACCGCAAGGgagacaacagcaacaacaaggAGGCTTTGGCCTCACCGGAATTATCCGCATGGCGGTTTTCTGGTACTTCGCCTCCAAACTGTTCTCTCCTAAAAAACCTACCGAACCTTCTGCTCTCATCAACAATCTCTTCCAGAAAGGCCAACCACTGGTTCGTTCTTACACTCACTCTCTCAGTTCTTCGTGATCTCTCTCTTTCACTGTCTCTCACTAACTTCCATGCTGTTATGCTCGTTGATTAATCGATTTATGTGGATTTCGGAAATTTCAGTGCCCTTCTTTAGGTTGCGCCCTTTGTGCTTAGTTACTTAGACTGAGTTATGAATTTTGTAACTTCTAGGTTCGGTTTTTTTATTAACTGAAATTTCCTTCTGCACGGTTTCGTTGTGCAGTTTAGGTTGGATGATTTTTTTACTATCGAGTATGCTCGTTGGGTCAGTTTATTTGAACGGAGAAAACCTGTGAATAAGAGAGCTTTACTTTTTCGTAGTTGGCCGATTTGGTTTGAATCATATCAGTCCGAGTATGGTCAACTAACTCTGAATATCTGATTTAGACTTGCAAAAAATCATAATTGAATGTGAAAAGAAATTGTACGGgaaaaattagggttttatGTAAAATAGGACAATTGCTCAATAAGGGATGCTAGGTAAAACTGAAGGCTAAATTGAGAGTTTTATGGATGATGAAAGTGAGTGGATCCTAACGGAACAGAAAGGGAAGTTGAGGGGTGAAGTGGAATACAATAGCTGCTCTTTTCTTGCCGTTAACCACCATTTTCTACATGCAATGATTACAATCATAGCCTATGAAAGCTTATTATTCTACAAAGGTTAACTCATGGTGAAAGATATGGAGgaaattaatttagagtttGTGGGTATTATTATCTTATCTGTCTGTGTTCTGCTGTTGGAGACTTGGAGTAAATTCAAAGTGTTTGCTATAATCCTATGCCATATTGCTTCTTGTCTTGGTACTTGTTAATGTTCTTTTTTTATGGTGATTTTGTTTAGGACATGTGGTTATATATCTCTGAGCGTGAGAAGTTCAACGACTTTGGTCGTGAAAGTGCTCTTGTTTGGCATGAAACCAATATTCCATATGCTGTTTGGGGACCTGAGAGTACCAGGACTCTTACTTTGAAGTATCACGCATCTGAGGTATGACTTCCTGACTTGCTACTTCTTGTGGTGCATGATTTGCTTTCACTGATTACTGAAGAAAGTTTAAAAGTATTTTGTTTTCCCCAAGTATATTGGACTTTGTTGTGACTTGTTCTTTATTTCAGGCTTTGAAGAACAATGGGAGTCTGTATGCTCATGTTTTCTTTGCACATTCTGGATACTCGCCTGACCCAAGTGATCCAGAATACCAACCTCAAGCAGCATTTGGAAGAACACATCGTAtgatttcttatttattttcccttCTTGTTGATACTTCTGTtacttttttagtttaaatttaagGTTTTACAAGAcagcaatattttttattggctTCAGCTATTGTGATATACTTGCCCAAGTCGAAAGcagataaaaagaaaagtctATTGGGGAATTCACCGGATTCTATTGAGGGCCAAGCGACATCCAAGGTGTGCTCTTAACTCGTTTTTCAATTATTCAGTGTTGCTTAACATGATGGCACTTGCTGATTTTATGCGATGATCTCAATACATAGCAATTTTGGTTATTGTAGGTGGTTGATGATACTGAAGATGATTCTAAGGATGAAGGCCCTGTCGAGTGGGTTTCATATTGGAAACCAAATATAACTATAAACTTGGTTGCTGACTTCACACAGTATGTCAATTATTTTTGGTCCTTAGCTTTGCATGAGGGAAATATAAGAATGAACATCCAATTTTTGTGTCACCTTTCTTTTAGTGGTGAATTAGGTTTTCTGATTGGAACATTTCAAATTTGTAGATGATTAAGCTGCTTAACTATGATTCCATCCTAAATAAAACAGTTCAATGGGTACTTTGGGATGACAATTACTGAAATTCACCCTTTTCATGGCTCTCTATTCCTTCTCATGACTGATCATCCTTTACTTTTTAGTGTCTGAGCCAGTTGTTGATGGATATTCTTTCTAACGCTGCTTATAATGTTGTACTCTTCCTGTTTGCAGGTATCCAAAAACAGGCATACCACCAAACATTGCTCCATGTATCCTTGTTTTctgttaatttctttttcgcTACCTTCCCATTGTAGTTTGTTTTGGCTTTAGTTTTTGTATACTATATCTTCTGTATAGAGTATGGTTATATTATATGCAACATTAATGTAAAATAATGGAGAACTTCTAGATGGAGGATCTTGTACAGCTTATTGTCACTGTGGTTGTATTCTattcacttttaattttaaaatataaattccaTCTTAACCCATTCATACGTTTGCACCAACAACTTTATGCTCTCCTTTCATGTTCTGTTCCAGCAACTATGAAATGCAAGTTAGCTGATCATATGTATGAGTTTCTTTAACTACAATGCCCAGACATGAATATCGATCCTTTCACTGGGAACTACTATCCAACTGTCTTTTTCAATGAGTTCTGGTTACTCAGGGATAAGTTGATAGCTTTGAATGAGACAGTAACCGAGTTACCACTTAATCTGGAGGTTGGTCCCATTAGTATGACAAAGTGGCAATTATTCATGCAGATCGACCAGTCATTTCAGATTCATCGTAATTATGGAAGCATGCTTGAAGGCGAAGCTGATGAATTAAAGGTCTGTTATCTAGAAATTTTTGGCAAAATTTTGTGTGATTTAATTCATGATGTGGGCATATCTAGTAGAGTTAATCGATATGTTGGAATCTTCTTGTTGAATGTTGAGAATAATTTGCAAGTCCTGTGTTTTTCCTATTTCTTGACTAGTTGTTTTTACTTACGTCAGAGGGTATTCTTGGAAGGAAATCCTTACCTCCTGGGAGTTACGATGATCGTATCTTTACttcattctgtttttgactTCTTGGCTTTCAAGAATGGTAAGTCATTTTGTATCACAATATTCAGGAAAGTTGCTCCATCAAGGAGATTCTGATGACTTTGGTTAGAGTCATAGCCTTTCATCTGACCGTTCTCTTTTTTCCCAGATATCCAATTTTGGAACAAAAATAAATCCATGGAGGGACTGTCTGCAAAGACAGTTGTTGTGAGCTTTATTTGTCAGCTTATTATCTTCCTTTATCTGCTTGACAATGACACCTCCTGGATGATTCTTGCAAGCtctggaattggtgttgttatTGAGTTCTGGAAAATTGGAAAAGCCATGCGTATAGAGGTATTGtctgtgattttttttttcatttagtaTATCACCATATTTGATAATTGTGATTGTCGTGTAAAACTGCCATTCCTGAGAAATGACTTCTAGCTAACTTCTGTGTATTTTCATGTATACCAGTACTTACTGGCACTGTTTTATCGACCTTTTTGTTTGAATGAGAATACTCTTATGTTCTTCAACGCTGTTTGATTTCTGCAATCTGCAATTTATTCTATTCTTTGTTTCCAGATTGATAGGACAGGAAAGATACCTATGTTGAGGCTCCGAGATCGAGAGTCATATGTAAGGAACAAGACAAAGGAGTATGATGATATTGCAATGAAGTATTTATCCTATGTTCTATTTCTCCTTGTTGCTGGCTTCTCCATTTACTCATTGATGTATGAGCGTCACAAGAGTTggtattcttggattttgtCTTCACTCACAAGCTGTGTCTACATGTTTGGTAAGCACTCTTCTAGTTCATTCAACTATAATTGTATTCTGGAGGAGATACTACCAGTTATATATATAACTTGCCTTAGTTTGATCTCTAATCTCTACTGGAAACTGGCGCAGGTTTTATTATGATGTGCCCTCAGTTGTTCATCAACTACAAGCTTAAATCTGTTGCTCATCTACCTTGGAGACAAATGACTTACAAGTTCCTCAATACCATCATTGATGATCTTTTTGCCTTTGTCATCAAAATGCCAACACTACATCGTCTCTCTGTCTTCCGCGATGGTAAGATTGGGATCATGACCACATGCTATTCTGCAACTGCCACATATACCATGCATAATATCCTTTAGGAGTATATGCATGTAATATAGAACACCTtgctcttttccttttcctttcctCCTACAAATGACATGCCAATCTTCGACTATTTGCCTTTCTAGAGATTCGGAGGTGGTACCAAATTTATAGAATAGGTCTGGCAGCACTTGTTTTGTTGTGCTATATTGCAGCTTTGTTTAACCTTTCATGACTGTGGGAACGGTTAACCTTTTTCTGTGACAGAATAGGTGGCCTTTTGTCTTTCAATCTACTAGTATGGTGCCCAATGCCTGATGTTCATCCTAGTTCATTATTTAGGGTCCATGCAAATGTTAATTATGTCGCCCTTGTCATTTTCTAAATATATTTCCATTAACTTGATATCTTTTACCCTTTCCTTGATTTCAGATCTCATCTTCCTCATATATTTATACCAACGGTGGATCTATCCAGTggataagaaacgtgtaaatgAGTTTGGTTTTGGAGGCGAGGATGACGATCAGGCTGTAGAATCTTCAGAGGTGGTTGCTgcaaaggaagaagagaagaaaaccaATTGATTTAGTTTCCTGTCGGCCACTTTTGATAGAATTCTACAGTGAACACCATAAACTGCAGAATTCAAATGGggactaatttatttttctcccccattttttttctttgctttaCATTTGCTATTAGATAGGACTGAAGGATGAAGTATCTATACAGctttttgtttgtgttttgtgAAGTAGAATTTCCTTAACA belongs to Arachis duranensis cultivar V14167 chromosome 8, aradu.V14167.gnm2.J7QH, whole genome shotgun sequence and includes:
- the LOC107463388 gene encoding uncharacterized protein LOC107463388, whose translation is MAPPTAAAQGGQAPQGRQQQQQGGFGLTGIIRMAVFWYFASKLFSPKKPTEPSALINNLFQKGQPLDMWLYISEREKFNDFGRESALVWHETNIPYAVWGPESTRTLTLKYHASEALKNNGSLYAHVFFAHSGYSPDPSDPEYQPQAAFGRTHPIVIYLPKSKADKKKSLLGNSPDSIEGQATSKVVDDTEDDSKDEGPVEWVSYWKPNITINLVADFTQYPKTGIPPNIAPYMNIDPFTGNYYPTVFFNEFWLLRDKLIALNETVTELPLNLEVGPISMTKWQLFMQIDQSFQIHRNYGSMLEGEADELKRVFLEGNPYLLGVTMIVSLLHSVFDFLAFKNDIQFWNKNKSMEGLSAKTVVVSFICQLIIFLYLLDNDTSWMILASSGIGVVIEFWKIGKAMRIEIDRTGKIPMLRLRDRESYVRNKTKEYDDIAMKYLSYVLFLLVAGFSIYSLMYERHKSWYSWILSSLTSCVYMFGFIMMCPQLFINYKLKSVAHLPWRQMTYKFLNTIIDDLFAFVIKMPTLHRLSVFRDDLIFLIYLYQRWIYPVDKKRVNEFGFGGEDDDQAVESSEVVAAKEEEKKTN